The Thermithiobacillus plumbiphilus genome includes a window with the following:
- the bioC gene encoding malonyl-ACP O-methyltransferase BioC, producing MMENPLNLIDKQAARRAFNRAAITYEAAAVLQREVADRLLERLDLVKLDPAWILDAGSGTGYACRRLNKRYPKAQVVALDFAESMLQQARKGRGWFARQQFVCGDLEALPFQAQHFDLVFSNFSLQWCNDLDAVFSGFRHLLKPGGLLMFTTFGPDTLRELRQVFAEVAPGQPHVSDFVDMHDIGDALVRQGFEIPVMDVEHFTLTYAELRALMQDIKAIGAQNATAERARGLLSPARWRALNSAYESFRREGRLPATYEVVYGHAWASTRPENRTLDDGSIAVPLSQLRRR from the coding sequence ATGATGGAAAACCCGCTCAATCTGATTGACAAGCAGGCAGCCCGGCGTGCCTTCAACCGCGCAGCCATTACCTATGAGGCCGCGGCCGTACTGCAGCGCGAGGTCGCCGACCGCCTGCTGGAGCGGCTCGACCTGGTCAAGCTCGATCCCGCCTGGATTCTCGATGCCGGCAGCGGCACCGGCTATGCCTGCCGACGTCTCAATAAACGCTACCCCAAGGCCCAGGTCGTCGCGCTCGACTTCGCCGAATCCATGCTGCAGCAGGCGCGCAAGGGCCGGGGCTGGTTTGCCAGGCAGCAATTCGTCTGCGGCGATCTCGAAGCCTTGCCCTTTCAGGCGCAGCACTTTGATCTGGTCTTCTCGAATTTCTCCCTGCAATGGTGCAACGATCTGGACGCGGTGTTCTCCGGCTTCCGGCATCTGCTCAAGCCCGGTGGCCTGCTGATGTTCACCACCTTTGGCCCGGATACCCTGCGGGAACTGCGACAGGTCTTTGCCGAGGTGGCGCCCGGACAGCCTCACGTCAGTGACTTCGTGGACATGCACGACATCGGCGACGCCCTGGTGCGCCAGGGCTTCGAGATCCCGGTCATGGATGTGGAACACTTCACGCTCACCTATGCCGAACTGCGCGCCCTGATGCAGGACATCAAGGCCATCGGCGCGCAGAATGCCACGGCCGAACGCGCGCGAGGTCTGCTGAGCCCTGCCCGTTGGCGCGCCCTGAACAGTGCCTATGAAAGCTTCCGTCGGGAAGGGCGCCTGCCAGCCACTTATGAAGTGGTCTATGGCCATGCCTGGGCCAGCACCCGGCCAGAAAATCGCACCCTGGATGACGGCAGCATCGCCGTGCCGCTGTCGCAGTTACGGCGGCGCTGA